Part of the Myxococcus fulvus genome, ACGCGGCCCGGGCCCGGAGTAGTTTCGGGGCATGCCCAACAGCCTGCGGGTCGTCCATGTCCACGTCCACGTGAAGCCCGAGCACGTGGATGCCTTCCGGGAAGCCACCCTGGCCAACGCGCGCGAGAGCGTGAAGGAGCCGGGGGTGGCGCGCTTCGATGTCATCCAGGACAGCGAGGACGCCACGCGCTTCGTGCTCGTGGAGGTGTACCGGAGCGCCGAGGCGCCGGCCGCGCACAAGGACACGGCGCACTACCTGCGCTGGCGCGACACGGTGGCGCCGATGATGGCGGAGCCGCGCACCAGCCGGAAGTACGTCAACGTCTTCCCCGAGGACGCCGGGTGGTGACGGTGGGCTCCGCGGTCTTCGAGTTCGCCACCGCCACGCGGATTGTCTTCGGGCCGGGCAGGTTGTCGGAGGCGCCCGCGCTGGTGCGCGGCCTGGGCGCGGAGCGCGTGTTGCTGGTCACGGGGAAGAACCCCGAGCGTGCGCGTGGGCTCCAGAAGGCATTGGAGGCGCAGGGGCTGGTGGTGAGCACGTACTCGGTGGAGGGCGAGCCCACGGTGGACGTGGTGCGGCGTGGGCTGTCGGTGCTCGCGGAGGCGCGCTGTGACGCGGTGGTGGCGCTGGGAGGCGGAAGCGCGCTCGATGCGGGCAAGGCGCTCGCCGCGCTGGCGACACAGGGGGGAGACCCGCTGGACTACCTGGAGGTCATCGGCCGGGGACAGCCGCTGACCGGGGTGGCCCTCCCCTTCGTGGCGATTCCGACCACGGCGGGCACGGGCTCGGAGGTGACTCGCAACGCGGTGCTGGGGTCCAAGGAGGCCCAGGTGAAGGCCAGCCTGCGCGGACCGCAGTTGCTGCCGCGTGTGGCGTTGGTGGACCCGGACCTGCTCATCGGCGCGCCGCCATCGGTGCTCGCGTCCAGCGGCATGGATGCGCTGTCGCAGCTCATCGAGCCGTTCCTCTCCGCGCGCGCCAATCCGCTCACGGACGCATTGGCGCGTGAGGGGTTGCGCCGGTCCGCGCGCTCGCTGCGCCGGGCTGTGCTGTCGACGGAGCCGGATGCCGAGGCACGCGAGGACCTGGCGCTGGCCAGCCTCTTCGGTGGACTGTGTCTGGCCAATTCAGGGCTGGGGGCGGTGCATGGCTTCGCGGCGCCGCTCGGCGGCATGTTCGATGCGCCGCATGGGGCGGTCTGCGCGGCCCTGTTGTCCGCGGTGCTCGAGACGAATCTGCGCGCGCTGCGAGAGCGGGCCCCGGAGCACCCGGCGCTGCCGCGCTACCGGGAGCTGGCGACACTGCTCACGGGCCACGAGGGCGCGAGCGCCGAGGACGCCATCGAGTGGGTGGAGGCCTTGCGAGGAGCGCTGCGCATCCCGGGCCTGGCTCGTCATGGACTGACGTTGGAGCGCGTGCCGGAGCTGGTGACGAAGGCGCGCGCCGCGAGCAGCATGAAAGCCAACCCGCTTCCACTCACCGACGCGGAGCTCACGCACATCGCCACCCGTGCGCTGTAGCCGCAGCCCTTCACGAGGAATCCCATGGAAGACATCGAACTCGACACAGCGGATGGAACGATGGACGCGAAGCTGTTCCAGCCCGAGGGACGCGGCCCGTGGCCCGCCGTGCTTCTGCTCACGGACGCGATGGGCATCCGCCCTGCCTTCGAGCACGCGGCCCAGCGGCTCGCGGACGCGGGATATGTCGTGCTGCTGCCCAATGTCTTCTATCGCGAGGGGCGCGCCGCGACCTTGGACTTGAAGGGCTCCTTCGCGGATGAGGCCTTCCGCAAGCGCATCTACGCGCTCATCGCCACGTTGACGCCGGAGCGCGTGCGCACGGACGGCGCGGCGGAGCTGGGCTTCCTCGCGCAACTTCCGCAGGTGCGTGGACCCAAGGTCGGCGTCGCCGGGTACTGCATGAGCGGCGGCATCGCCGTGCGGCTGGCGGCGGACTTCCCTGACGTCATCGCCGCCGCGGTGTCCAACCATGGCGGTCGACTCGCGACC contains:
- a CDS encoding antibiotic biosynthesis monooxygenase, with the translated sequence MPNSLRVVHVHVHVKPEHVDAFREATLANARESVKEPGVARFDVIQDSEDATRFVLVEVYRSAEAPAAHKDTAHYLRWRDTVAPMMAEPRTSRKYVNVFPEDAGW
- a CDS encoding iron-containing alcohol dehydrogenase, which gives rise to MGSAVFEFATATRIVFGPGRLSEAPALVRGLGAERVLLVTGKNPERARGLQKALEAQGLVVSTYSVEGEPTVDVVRRGLSVLAEARCDAVVALGGGSALDAGKALAALATQGGDPLDYLEVIGRGQPLTGVALPFVAIPTTAGTGSEVTRNAVLGSKEAQVKASLRGPQLLPRVALVDPDLLIGAPPSVLASSGMDALSQLIEPFLSARANPLTDALAREGLRRSARSLRRAVLSTEPDAEAREDLALASLFGGLCLANSGLGAVHGFAAPLGGMFDAPHGAVCAALLSAVLETNLRALRERAPEHPALPRYRELATLLTGHEGASAEDAIEWVEALRGALRIPGLARHGLTLERVPELVTKARAASSMKANPLPLTDAELTHIATRAL
- a CDS encoding dienelactone hydrolase family protein is translated as MEDIELDTADGTMDAKLFQPEGRGPWPAVLLLTDAMGIRPAFEHAAQRLADAGYVVLLPNVFYREGRAATLDLKGSFADEAFRKRIYALIATLTPERVRTDGAAELGFLAQLPQVRGPKVGVAGYCMSGGIAVRLAADFPDVIAAAVSNHGGRLATDSPDSPHLRVGDVKGELVFGHADQDASMPPDAIQRLEAALKAAGVRHQSRLHAGARHGYAVEDSAAYQPEAAEEHWRDLLDVMGRMLAK